The following coding sequences lie in one Paenibacillus durus ATCC 35681 genomic window:
- a CDS encoding glycosyltransferase family 2 protein, protein MKARYSVIVPMYNEEEVISHTYERLKEVMDRCGDAYELIFVNDGSRDRSADIIREIADRDVHVKLIDFSRNFGHQIAITAGMDYARGEAVVVIDADLQDPPEVILELIAKWKQGYEVVYAKRLKRHGETLFKKITAKLFYRLLSRLTSVDIPTDTGDFRLIDRKVCDVLRELKEKNRYVRGLVSWVGFRQTMVEYVREERFAGETKYPLKKMIRFALDGITSFSHKPLKIASYLGFLLSFSSFVFLFFVLMQKWFTSRTVPGWASIVGVNLLFNGIVLMILGVIGEYIGRIYDESKDRPLYIVREAVGYRNLKEEEAELFQEEAGQSRRGVPHE, encoded by the coding sequence ATGAAAGCCAGATACAGCGTGATCGTCCCGATGTATAATGAGGAAGAAGTGATTTCCCATACTTACGAGCGTTTGAAAGAAGTCATGGACCGCTGCGGAGACGCGTACGAGCTGATATTCGTGAACGATGGAAGCCGGGACCGCTCAGCCGATATCATCCGGGAGATTGCCGATCGGGACGTTCATGTGAAACTGATTGACTTCTCGCGGAATTTCGGCCACCAAATCGCGATTACCGCAGGCATGGACTATGCCCGGGGGGAAGCGGTCGTCGTTATCGACGCCGATCTTCAGGACCCGCCCGAGGTCATACTTGAGCTGATTGCCAAGTGGAAACAGGGATATGAGGTGGTGTATGCCAAACGGCTGAAGCGCCACGGCGAAACATTGTTCAAAAAAATCACCGCCAAGCTGTTTTACCGCCTGCTGAGCAGGTTGACCAGCGTGGATATTCCGACCGATACGGGCGACTTCCGTCTGATTGACCGCAAGGTATGCGACGTTTTACGCGAACTGAAGGAGAAGAACCGCTATGTCAGAGGACTGGTCAGTTGGGTCGGCTTCCGCCAGACGATGGTAGAGTATGTCCGCGAGGAGCGCTTCGCCGGGGAGACCAAATATCCGCTCAAAAAAATGATCCGGTTTGCGCTCGACGGCATCACGTCTTTTTCGCATAAACCGCTTAAAATTGCGTCCTACCTTGGGTTTTTGCTTTCGTTTTCGAGCTTTGTCTTCTTGTTCTTCGTCCTGATGCAGAAGTGGTTTACTTCCCGGACGGTACCCGGCTGGGCCTCCATTGTCGGCGTGAACCTGCTGTTTAACGGAATTGTGCTTATGATCCTCGGGGTAATCGGGGAATATATCGGCCGGATATACGATGAATCGAAGGACCGGCCGCTGTACATTGTCCGCGAGGCGGTAGGCTACAGAAACCTGAAGGAAGAGGAAGCCGAGCTCTTTCAGGAGGAAGCCGGACAATCACGGAGAGGTGTACCCCATGAATAA
- a CDS encoding GtrA family protein: MNNKNVRGDILQFVKFNIVGLLNTLVDMAVFALLHSLGLFYVIAQIISYGAGTANSFILNSKITFKDRQRSKEEGFDHRQLLRFIALNLFVLCISLLLMSFLITRLGLQEFLSKVLVTFVTVIINFFGSRKWVFVKPKQSLPVSGEVISGTDAERR, encoded by the coding sequence ATGAATAACAAAAATGTACGCGGCGATATCCTCCAGTTCGTTAAATTTAATATCGTCGGCCTGCTGAATACGCTGGTAGATATGGCCGTGTTCGCACTGCTGCATTCGCTTGGACTGTTCTATGTCATAGCCCAAATCATCTCTTATGGCGCGGGAACGGCCAACAGCTTTATTTTGAACAGTAAAATTACGTTCAAGGACCGGCAGCGGAGCAAGGAAGAAGGCTTTGATCATAGGCAGCTTCTGAGGTTTATAGCTTTGAATCTGTTCGTGCTGTGCATATCCCTGCTGCTCATGAGCTTTCTAATCACTCGTCTTGGACTGCAGGAATTTTTGTCGAAGGTATTGGTTACGTTTGTTACGGTTATCATCAATTTTTTTGGCAGCAGAAAATGGGTGTTCGTGAAGCCAAAGCAGTCTCTGCCTGTCTCCGGTGAGGTGATCTCTGGAACAGATGCGGAGCGACGATAG
- a CDS encoding class D sortase → MKILRKLSYIIIIAGVLLILYPKASEWFEDWQQQKLLKEAEQSFEQSAETAQNSADPDLRLKYAKVAQLLAEESALDEQSQLAADKGGSDVNEKAIALIEIDKIDVKLPVLEGATKANMRHAAVHLTETAPLGEIGNAAIAAHRAHTKGRLFNRLNEVKIGDTVSVKTKGQIYNYTVYDISIVEPTDVSVLEGNNKDRILTLITCDPLINPTHRLIVHAKLP, encoded by the coding sequence GTGAAAATATTGCGCAAGCTTTCTTATATCATAATTATCGCCGGCGTTCTGCTGATCCTTTACCCGAAGGCCAGCGAATGGTTTGAAGATTGGCAGCAGCAGAAGCTGCTGAAGGAAGCGGAGCAGAGTTTTGAACAGAGCGCGGAGACGGCTCAGAATTCGGCCGATCCCGATCTGCGGCTCAAATACGCCAAGGTGGCACAACTACTTGCCGAAGAATCGGCATTGGACGAGCAGTCGCAGCTCGCAGCGGATAAAGGCGGATCAGACGTAAACGAGAAAGCTATTGCGCTAATTGAGATCGATAAAATCGATGTTAAGCTGCCCGTGCTTGAAGGAGCCACCAAAGCGAATATGCGGCATGCGGCCGTGCATTTGACTGAGACCGCTCCGCTTGGAGAAATCGGAAATGCGGCTATCGCCGCTCACCGCGCCCATACCAAGGGGAGGCTGTTCAACCGTCTGAACGAGGTGAAGATTGGCGATACGGTTTCCGTTAAGACCAAAGGGCAGATCTATAACTATACGGTCTACGATATCTCGATTGTTGAGCCTACTGACGTATCCGTGCTGGAAGGCAACAACAAAGACCGCATCCTTACGCTCATCACATGCGATCCGCTGATTAATCCGACGCATCGGTTAATTGTGCACGCAAAGCTTCCGTGA